Genomic segment of Sphingopyxis lindanitolerans:
CCGGCTCGGGTAGCACAAGGCCGCTATTGCCGGGTTTCGGGTGGCGTGCCGTGAGGATGACCTGATGCAAAGCTTCGTCTCGGCACCAGCCAGCGCTCTGCGGTCGCGCGAATCAGGCTGCGGCGACGCGTAAGCGGCGCCCGGGTTTCGACGCGGATGAGTGTTGGCCGACCAAGATCGAGTATGGCCGAGATGGTCGCCGTATCGCCAGACGGGCGGGAAGGGCGCCGACCCTATCATAATGGCAATTGCCTAGCGCTTCGGACTTGGCTGTCCATATGCATTGCCAATATGGCTTTTTGCCGATGACGACCCCACCTGGTTAATGGCCTTTGCCCATTCCGGTCGCCGCGGCGCGGAACCTTTATGTGCGCAATACGGCCCTGATCATCAGCCCCACGGCGCCGATCGCCGCGACGCTTGCCGCCCAGATGGCAATGAACCAGACGATCTGTTTCATGCGCGCAGCCATCAATGATACCCATCCTCGCCAACCTTTCCGCGGAACACCCAATAGGACCATGCGGTGTAAGTGAGGATGATCGGCACCATGATCGATGCGCCGACGAGCATGAATAGCTGACTGCGGTAGGGGGCCGCGGCTTCCCAGATTGTGACCCGCGCCGGAACAATGTCGGGCCAGATCGAGACGCCAAGACCCAACAAACATAGACCGAAGAGCGACAGCGCCCAGAAAAAGGGCTGTGCGTCCTTTCGCAGCCGCAAGCTGCGATAGAAAAGGAAGGTTACGATGATCGTCGCCAGCGGAACTTGCGCGGTCGCAAGGATTCCGGGGAAACTGAGCCAGCGCTGGTGATATTGCGCCTCCAGCGAAAGGGTTGCCAGGCTGATTGCACCGATCATCAGCAACAGCGCGATGCCGAGGCGTCCGGCATAGGTCACAGCCTGGCGCTGCAAGCCGGATTCGGTCTTCCAGTTGAGCCAGCAGGCTCCAAGAAGCGCGTAGCCGATCAGCAAACCAAAACCGGTCAACACGCTGAACGGTGTAAGCCATTCCCACCAGCCGCCGGCATAAGCGCGGCCTTCGACCGTAATTCCCTGAAGCAGCGCGCCCAACGCAATGCCTTGCGCAAAGGTGGCGATAACCGAGCCGGTTGTGAACGCCCGATCCCAGAATTCCCGGTGCGCCGGATCGCGCCAGCGAAACTCGAAAGCCACGCCGCGAAACACGAGCCCGAGCAGCATCGCGATCATCGGCGCATAGAGAGCCGGAAGGATGACGGCGTAGGCGAGGGGAAAGGCGGCGA
This window contains:
- a CDS encoding DUF2474 family protein yields the protein MKQIVWFIAIWAASVAAIGAVGLMIRAVLRT
- the cydB gene encoding cytochrome d ubiquinol oxidase subunit II; the protein is MDLTVIWAAIIGFAIVAYVVMDGFDLGIGILFPFFKVGKDRDTAMNSIAPVWDGNETWLVMGVGGLLAAFPLAYAVILPALYAPMIAMLLGLVFRGVAFEFRWRDPAHREFWDRAFTTGSVIATFAQGIALGALLQGITVEGRAYAGGWWEWLTPFSVLTGFGLLIGYALLGACWLNWKTESGLQRQAVTYAGRLGIALLLMIGAISLATLSLEAQYHQRWLSFPGILATAQVPLATIIVTFLFYRSLRLRKDAQPFFWALSLFGLCLLGLGVSIWPDIVPARVTIWEAAAPYRSQLFMLVGASIMVPIILTYTAWSYWVFRGKVGEDGYH